DNA from Eubalaena glacialis isolate mEubGla1 chromosome 2, mEubGla1.1.hap2.+ XY, whole genome shotgun sequence:
GGAAACCCACCAGGGCTCCAGGTAGAGTTTGGCTCAAAGCAGATCTAGCACCAGGATCAGCACAGGTAAATCCATTCTACCACCGGGACCTTCTCCCTTAGGGGCCTGGCCTTGATCTTCCCGCCCTCTCTCCATACCTGGGTGCCAGGAGTTGGCGTGTGAGAGCTGCTCTCCGGAGTGCTGGCCAGGGCCAGGGCGGTGGCCAGCTCGCTCTGGGTGATAGGCCGGGGCCCGGCAGCTCCACTGTACCCCAGGGAAGCTGGGCGGGAGCTGGGTGTGCTGCTCGAGGGCGTGGACCTGGCGCTCTGAACAGGAGAGGCACCAAGAATCAGGGAAGCAGCCCTGTGACATTCTCAGATGaaccccacccccgctccaggAACAGCTCTTGGGGAACCTCCCCAAGCTGCCAGGTTCAGACAGCAATAGTATGACATAGCTGGGTCACCAAAGGGCCTCCGATCACCTCCCAGCTGGGGCGTGCCAGGTCCCAGGGAGGGGTGCATCCCCAGCACCATCTCCCCCAAATGGCAGGCAGCCAGGCCACTTACTGGGTGAAAGTCATCCTCATCATCAGAGAGCCCTTCAAACAGGAAGCCACCTGGAGGAGGgagaacagatttcaggaggaagaaCAGAAAGGCACAGGCGCAGCTCCAGAATCTCAGCTCTAGTTACTCTCCAAATTCATATTTTCATCTCTCCCCTTGGAAAATTACAGGACAGATGCACTCCTTGACTCAAACTGAGAGTTCCCGAGGAACGCCCTCTACCAGCACTATACATAGCTGCTGAGTAAAGCAAACCCCTGGACCACTGCCCGCTCCCGAGGGGGCCTGCGTTCCACTGTCCTGGGGCTCACCTGGCATATCCCGGTACGAGCTGGAGGGCATGCCCCGGAAGAGGAGTCGCCCCTGTGCTGTGGCTACTGGCTGCTGGCAGACTTTGAGCCTTACAGCTCTCTCTGGCGTGGCAGCTTGCACGCTCACACACTCACCCAGACCCACACGCTCCCCTCCCCGTAGGGACAGCCCGGGACCCGCAGAGCCATTTGCACGCACTTCCTGCGGCGCTGCACACTCCTCACTCACCCAGGCAGCATCTAATCCTGCGCCCCGCCACTTGCGCCACGCTTCCTACCTTTCCAGATAGCagagtataaaatatatttataatttgatATACAAAATATcaatttgcagagacatggatggacctagagactgtcatacagagtgaagtaagccagaaagagagaaacaaatatcgtatattaacacatatatgtgcaatctagaaatatggtacagatgaaacTTTTTGTAGGGCAGTAATacagacgtagacgtagagaatggacatgtggacacagtgggggaaggggagggtgggacgaactgggagattaggtttgacataagtacactaccacgtgtaaaatagatagctagtgggaattccctattttcttGAGAACTAGGATTCTCAgtgtggaaaaggaaagaaacatgtaATATACAAAAGGTTACATAAACCCCTGTAGTCTTGAATTTAAAGTAGCAgtataaattatttctatttctatctttataaacatagatctatatatagatatagatctagGTCTCTCCCTAGCTCTCTCCACTGAAGCAGCTTAGAAATAATGACCAATACAGTAGAAATAAGCATCCCTAGTGCCCAGATTGTGGTCTTGAAATTAAATTTCCCACTAAAACCCATCTgagctttatattttttttaactttttttttattcccccccaccccccgtcccctTTAGAGCTATCAGGCTCTAATCCAAGTGTAGAGATGTATGCTCAGGCTATGAAGCTCAATACTTTGAGAGCTGCCCTGAATGTTCAGTTTGGCCCTGGGTTAACCTCAGCCTGTTGGATCCCTAGAATCTCTGGTTCATTGAGGGGTGAAGGTTTGTTCACATGTGAACCTGGAAATGTAATTCAGTTTGGACCTCTTAGTGTACtgtaccctttttaaaaaaaatttttttttaaattggggtatagttgcttcatttattttttataaatttatttattttatttatttatttttggctgtgttgggtcttcgttgctgcgcgggctttctctagttgcagtgagcaggcgctactcttccttgcagtgcgtggccttcttactgcggtggcttctcttgttgtggagcacgggctctaggcgtgcgggcttcagtagttgtggcacgtgggctcagtagttgtggtacacgggcttagttgctctgcagcatgtgggatcttcccagaccggggctcgaaactgtgtcccccgtgttggcaggcggattcttaaccacgcgccaccagggaagccctatagttgctttatttatttatttttttaataaagatttaattttatttatttttggctgtgttgggtttttgttgctgtgtgaagtctttctctagttgtggcgagtggaggctactcttccttgcgttgcatgggcttctccttgcggtgcacgggcttctccttgtggtggcttctcttgttgtggaggacGGGCTCTAgttgcgcgggcttcagtagttgtggcacgcaggctcagtagttgtggctcgcgggctcagtagttgtggttcgcaggcttagttgctccacggcatgtgggatcttcccagaccagggatcgaacctgtgtcccctgcattggcaggcggattcttatccatttcgccactggggaagtccccatCTGAGCTTTTTGAAGAAATGGCTCATTGTTGTGTTTGGGGCAGGAAATgtaaagatgagcctggaactCTTGTCATGCCAGATAGTAAGGCAATGATCAGAAAATTTTAGGTTAAGTGTTAAAATGACTCAGCCACAAGTTGAAGAGGCTCCACTGTGATGGTTACCATGGATTTCAATATAAGCAAATGCAGGTAAATATATTGTGGAAAATGGGAGCCATTTTGGAGAAGAAAGGTAAAATTATAGAGGAGGGGAAGACTAGAAAAGAATATGTAGGGTTGAATTGGAATTTGAAGTATTGGTATTAGaacatatgtaataaaatatactccaacaaaaattaatgaaaaaaagaacatatacatattatttcatatatgtaacatatatatgaaacagaaatatagatgaatgggtTTTTGTGTGTAAATGTGTATTTCATAGGTCTATCCACTGAGAGGAACTGGAAATAATGACATCTCAGTGACAATAAACACACCCAGACTTGGATTCTAAATACTATTCAccactaaaaggaaccaaaaCTGTTTGGATTAATGACTGATATGACAAACTTTGTGAAAATCTCCCAAATAATTTATGAAAACAGCAGTGAGGTGATCAGTCTCCACCTACCTGGGACAGTTGATGAAATTTAAATTACATCTGTGGATTAGATGGTAGAACTGTATTAATTTCTTGATTCTAATGGGTTGTACTGTGGTAGGTAGGAGAGTGTGTCCTTGTTTTCAGGAAGTAGCCACTGAAATATTTAAGGGTAATGGGGCATCATATCTACAACTTGCTTTCAAACAgcttggggatggggatgggagaaTAATATATAGAGAGGGTGAGAAAAAATGATAAGGTAAATgttataaaatgttaacagttgggGACTTTGGGTGGTTAAGAGGGAATTATTtcatactatttttgcaactttattGTAAACTTGaaactactttaaaataaaaatatcacattCTCAAAGACAATCTGAGCACATGGGGAAATATTCAAGTTAAGTGAATTATGCATTAACATATGCAGTATAATCTAAATTTTGTTGAatacaaaatgtatttaattcaataaaattatatttttagaaacattaaaaaagttAACAATTGTCATCTATTAGTGATAGAGCCAtgttaaagcaaaataaatttggAGGACTTATGCTACCAGATGCCAAGACCTACTCTAAAGCTACGGAAATCAAGTTGTACGGTTAGTGGCACAAGGATATGAAAATACATCAGTCGGACAGAATAGAGTCAGAAATGGACCAATAGATAACAGTCACCTTATTTATGACAAAGCTGCCAGTAAAATTCAGTGGggatgggattaaaaaaaaaagtagttctcATCAATTGATACCCTATGGAAAATAAGAATCTTGATTCCTATCTCactttatacataaaaattaatatgaaattaatcatagacctaaatgtgaaagataaaatttacagaagaaagcataggaaaatatcttcataactagggcagagattttttaaataggaCACAAAAAGCTCTACccatcaaaataaaatttcataaattAGACTTTCAAGAAATTCTTTAAACATcccattaagagaataaaaatacaacCCACGAACTGAGAGAAGATATTCACAATATACATTTTTGACAAGGACCTACATCTGttaagttcttaattttagtgaCAGTACTTCTTATTTCTAAAagttctttttggtttttctcaAATCTGCCTGTTCTTTTTTTATCATGTGTTATTCTTTCTTAAAGTCCTGATAGCTTCTTCAGtgactttaataaattttttcatgCTTATTTTACATCTCTTTTTTAATTGACTTCCTAATATCTAACATTTTTGGTGTTGTGACTTGTTTGTTCTGCTCtttgtttgttctgctttctcttccatgaatatttaattctttttgtgaaATCTTCAGTTTagctttcttctttcctgttgGATGGCATGAGTTTTGGTAGTGTTGCTCCAAAAAGGATTTATATTTGCTTTACCAAGAACCCCAGGACCAATTTCTTTTAAGcgtactttctttaaaaaaaataaatttatttattttatttatttatttattttggctgcattgggtcttcgttgctgtgcacaggctttctgtagttgcagcgagcgggggctgctcttcgttgtggtgtgcaggcttctcactgcggtggcttctctttgttgtggagcatgggctctaggcatgtgggcttcagtagttgtggtcgtgggctcagtagttgtggctcacaggctgtagagcacaggctcagtagttgtggcacatgggcttagttgctccacatcatgtgggatcttcccggaccagggcttgaacctaagtcccctgctttggcaggcggattcttaaccactgcgccaccagggaagtcccaagcatacattttattgtatgtaaattatttctaaataaagttgACTTAACAAAACTTGAGAAAATACCTAAGATAACATTttgagggacatccctggtggtctagtgcttaagacttcacgcttccactgtagggggcacgggtttgatccctgtttggggaactaagagtcTATATGCCACACAccatggccaaaacaaaacaaagataacaCTTTGAGCATGCTaacttaattattttgttttattttcatgtctttagtttttatattttttattcatacAGATCTGGTTTTTGTTGCTTTCTGTAAAACAATGAActggattaaaaattttaaattgtagacCTCAAGTGacatgttatttgcctttttccccCTTAATAAAAAAGCAGACCAGCTAGTCAACTTCACTCACCCAAAAGTCACTGACTACACATTTCCTCCTGCCACTGAATCTTTAATCTCTTAATAGAATGCCCTAGTTTAACTGTATGTTAAAATGCAGACCCAGGGACCAATTTTGGACGTTTCTGGGAAAGTTTGGCCACAAACTTACACAAAATACAGGTCTAGGGTTTCAAATTCTCAGGGAAGACTGTTCTTTCACACGTCAACTCCCCTTTCACTGACCTGCCTTCATAGCCAAGCAGAGAAGTTTTCTTATCTTCTCTTAGTGCTGATGCATGGGTTtcggtttttggttttttgtactCTGCCCTTTTACTTAGGAggcaaatattttagtttttaaaaaatatttatttatttatttatttggctgcattgggtcttagttgtggcatgcaggatcttcgttgcggcatgtggaatctttagttgcggcacgtgggatctagttccctgaccagggattgaacctgggccccctgcattgggagtgcagtcttacccactggaccaccatgcaAATCTTTTAAAGGTTTCAACTTTATGTAGTGTTATCAGTTTCAGTTGCTCAAGGGCCCAGCCCAGTGTTTCggtgttaaaagaaaaatctccaagCAAGGCTTCCAGGACCACTATTCTCTCTGGAAAGGTGCTCATCAGCTTCCAAAGCTCACTGCTTTTTTCCAGTTACCCCTTCATTTCTAGCATCTGAGGATTTCCCATTTCTCCTGTGACGACAGTTACGTGATTTTTAATAgatgtattattttatacatttttgtttgtaGCAGGAGTACTTACAGATGATTTTCATTTGCTGTCTTGCCAGACCCAGAAATCCCCTTATTAATTTTatagagttattttaaaaatgcaaatgtgcacttttaaaaataaatttatttatttgtttgtttttatttttggctgcgttgggtcttccttgctgtgcgcgggctttctctagttgtgagcgggggctactcttcactgcggtgcgtgggctcctcattgtcgtggtttctcttgttgcggagcacaggctctaggcacgcaggcttcagtagctgtggcgcgtgggctcagtagttgtggcttgcgggctctagagcgcaggctcagtagttgtggcacatgggcttagttgctccgcggcatgcaggatcttcccgggccagggcttgaacccatgtcccctgcattggcaggcagattcttaaccactgcgccaccagggaagcccaaatgtgCAGTCTTATAATTTGTTTTCCGATAGCAAATGATTGGGCAAATAGTCTCTTGAAGGTTTAATGAAAAATTGTCCACCACTTTCTCAGAGAAAGCTAATGAGGGTATATGTCTCCAAATATGGATTGACGGAAGGACTGGGCCTGGACACTTTCTTTTTTACCATGTCTGGTCATTTGTCTTGTGCCCAGACTTCTAATTTTATCTAGAATCTGACCACCGCACCTATTTGGTAAA
Protein-coding regions in this window:
- the LOC133084608 gene encoding ubiquitin-like protein 7 — encoded protein: MPSSSYRDMPGGFLFEGLSDDEDDFHPSARSTPSSSTPSSRPASLGYSGAAGPRPITQSELATALALASTPESSSHTPTPGTQGHSSGTSPMSSGVQSGTPITNDLFSQALQHALQASGQPSLQEQLARGSVTGEDAPSTGSCPCGFHSCTQ